A genomic window from Leptospiraceae bacterium includes:
- a CDS encoding TetR/AcrR family transcriptional regulator, with protein MSPRPVDKELKRKQIMEAALELYKDKGFTETTVEEIAIRAGIGKGTVYGYFKSKEEVALSLIGNVFNRQSEEFRNFKFSSDDQEKAIRDFLQLAMGDVDEFSSVILIFFEIWSSQKGKSMGLNRILSERFEKMAFHLNRIILDGKKKGVFRADLNRKTLISMIVSSIDGLLLFFTLYKPRKSSIQNRIRELEAMIIQYLKS; from the coding sequence ATGAGCCCGAGGCCGGTAGATAAGGAATTAAAAAGAAAGCAGATTATGGAAGCGGCTCTTGAGTTGTACAAGGATAAGGGCTTTACAGAAACTACGGTGGAAGAAATTGCTATTCGAGCCGGGATAGGGAAGGGCACCGTTTATGGTTATTTTAAAAGTAAAGAAGAGGTTGCTCTTTCTTTGATAGGAAATGTATTTAACCGGCAAAGTGAGGAGTTTAGAAATTTTAAGTTTTCCTCAGATGATCAGGAAAAGGCTATAAGGGACTTTTTACAGTTGGCTATGGGGGATGTCGATGAATTTTCTTCGGTGATCTTGATTTTCTTTGAAATCTGGTCCTCTCAAAAAGGCAAGAGTATGGGCTTAAACCGTATTCTATCCGAGAGGTTTGAGAAAATGGCCTTTCATTTAAACCGTATTATTCTCGATGGCAAGAAAAAAGGCGTCTTTCGGGCAGATTTAAATCGAAAGACTTTAATTTCTATGATTGTGAGTTCTATCGATGGCTTACTTTTATTTTTTACACTCTATAAACCACGAAAGAGTTCGATTCAAAACCGGATTCGTGAATTAGAAGCAATGATTATACAATATTTGAAAAGTTGA
- a CDS encoding PAS domain S-box protein yields MTISQIKILLVEDVLSIAVLEKFELEDRAYQVNYVLSGEEALKEIIEQNQSYDLILMDIDLGSDMDGIRTAKEILKRRNIPILFLSSHTEQELVEKTEKITSYGYVVKNSGITILDTSIKMALKLFKAHQDLEQKEKLLQLIAENYPNSYVLIFEKDFKISFISGQSLKKHGATKLEEIFGLNSFGTFKENYLFIKDYIIKTLHGEECGFDLEIGNEYYFCRTVPLSLSNQRIEKVLFVTEEITERKRTEEIIKSSETKYRTLFNSSQDAIIIDDENGHIECNDTAYKMFGCDNKEDFLSREPKEFSPERQADGSYSFPQAYEKVHLAFKNGKEHFKWTHCKKNGEEFPVEVTLSTMVLFEKPILQAVVRDLSGNKFL; encoded by the coding sequence ATGACTATCTCTCAGATAAAGATTCTATTAGTTGAAGATGTACTTTCCATAGCGGTACTGGAAAAGTTTGAGCTGGAAGACAGGGCTTATCAGGTAAATTATGTTTTAAGCGGAGAAGAGGCTTTAAAAGAAATAATAGAACAAAATCAATCTTATGATTTAATTCTAATGGATATTGACTTGGGTTCGGATATGGATGGTATCCGAACTGCTAAGGAGATCTTAAAAAGAAGAAATATTCCAATCCTATTTTTATCCTCTCATACGGAGCAGGAATTGGTTGAAAAAACTGAGAAAATTACTTCTTATGGATATGTAGTAAAAAACTCAGGTATAACTATACTTGATACCTCAATCAAGATGGCTCTTAAACTTTTCAAAGCTCATCAGGACTTAGAGCAAAAAGAAAAATTATTGCAATTGATTGCAGAAAACTATCCAAACTCTTATGTTTTAATTTTCGAAAAAGACTTTAAAATTAGTTTTATCTCCGGTCAGTCCTTGAAAAAGCATGGTGCTACGAAGCTGGAAGAAATTTTTGGCTTAAATTCTTTTGGTACGTTTAAAGAGAATTATTTATTCATAAAAGACTATATTATTAAAACATTACATGGTGAGGAATGTGGTTTTGATTTAGAAATAGGGAATGAGTATTACTTTTGTAGAACAGTTCCTCTTTCTCTTAGCAATCAAAGAATAGAGAAAGTTTTATTTGTTACAGAAGAGATAACAGAACGAAAGCGAACTGAGGAAATAATAAAAAGTTCAGAAACAAAATATCGCACTCTATTTAATTCCAGCCAGGATGCTATCATTATAGATGATGAAAACGGTCACATTGAATGTAATGACACGGCATATAAAATGTTTGGTTGCGATAATAAAGAAGATTTTTTATCCAGAGAACCAAAAGAATTTTCTCCGGAAAGACAAGCCGATGGAAGCTATTCCTTTCCACAGGCTTATGAAAAAGTTCATCTTGCTTTTAAAAATGGAAAAGAGCATTTTAAATGGACCCATTGCAAAAAAAATGGAGAGGAGTTTCCTGTAGAAGTAACTCTTTCTACAATGGTATTATTTGAGAAGCCTATCCTTCAAGCTGTAGTGAGAGATTTATCAGGAAATAAATTTCTTTAG
- a CDS encoding ABC transporter ATP-binding protein: protein MIEVKNLNKTFGKQVVLNKLNITIPSGLIFALLGPNGSGKSTFIKCLLGLALPDNKNSIFLNGQNISEDVHYKERISYMPQSPSFPANLKVKEIIKLNENLNAKEPIFKDILIKDLSIDSFYDKPFSKLSRGMKQKVNILQCFMYDRDIYIIDEATASLSPDISFYLKNLLKTKEKENKLLLFTSHVMSEVEELAKKVAVLLEGKLVLLGNPADIISSTKGKNLEESIRLLWKTKQNENV from the coding sequence ATGATAGAAGTTAAAAATCTCAATAAGACCTTTGGAAAACAAGTTGTTTTAAATAAGTTAAACATAACTATTCCTTCAGGTTTGATATTTGCACTCTTAGGCCCTAACGGTTCAGGCAAAAGCACCTTCATTAAATGTCTCCTGGGACTCGCCCTACCGGATAATAAAAATTCTATCTTTTTAAATGGGCAGAATATTTCAGAAGATGTGCATTATAAAGAAAGAATTAGTTATATGCCGCAATCCCCTTCCTTTCCTGCAAATCTGAAAGTAAAGGAAATCATAAAACTTAATGAGAATTTAAATGCAAAAGAACCAATTTTTAAGGATATACTAATTAAAGATCTTTCGATTGATTCATTCTATGACAAACCCTTTAGTAAGCTATCAAGAGGCATGAAACAAAAAGTAAACATACTTCAGTGCTTTATGTATGATAGAGATATATACATTATTGATGAAGCAACTGCCAGTCTCTCTCCCGACATCTCCTTTTATTTAAAAAATCTATTAAAAACTAAAGAGAAGGAAAATAAATTATTACTATTCACAAGCCATGTCATGTCTGAAGTAGAAGAACTGGCAAAAAAAGTAGCGGTTTTGCTCGAAGGAAAACTTGTTTTATTGGGTAATCCTGCTGACATCATTTCCTCTACAAAAGGAAAGAATTTAGAAGAGTCTATTCGACTTCTATGGAAAACAAAGCAAAATGAAAACGTTTAA
- a CDS encoding enoyl-CoA hydratase/isomerase family protein, producing the protein MQFEVKSETRKNREVAIVTMDLLPPNNTLNLDMMLEFTKIMEDLGKTADAIIVESKNSKFFSNGLDGSFLLSCNLEQRKETILEMTKFYGKLWMIPKPWMVKIEGFAMAGGAVISGAADYRFMLEGGGRIGFSEPLVGLLIPRAYLAGIESFVQPASVRPIMEGRAYKAKEALEIQLVDEVAPDSESLQKAIYRKIDTIFRLPGNTFLTTRMGYREHIYKKIEAGMKEDLEIIPGLIESPDFEVALNMIAGKNR; encoded by the coding sequence ATGCAATTTGAAGTAAAAAGTGAAACTCGTAAAAATAGGGAAGTGGCTATCGTAACTATGGATCTTCTGCCCCCTAATAACACATTGAATTTGGATATGATGTTAGAGTTTACTAAAATTATGGAAGACCTCGGTAAAACAGCAGATGCAATTATTGTAGAATCAAAAAATTCAAAGTTTTTCAGTAATGGTTTGGATGGTAGTTTTCTTTTATCCTGCAATTTAGAACAGCGTAAGGAAACCATCCTGGAAATGACAAAGTTTTATGGTAAGCTCTGGATGATTCCTAAACCCTGGATGGTAAAAATTGAAGGTTTTGCCATGGCCGGTGGAGCTGTAATTTCCGGTGCGGCTGACTATAGGTTTATGTTGGAAGGTGGAGGTAGAATCGGATTTTCTGAACCTCTGGTCGGACTTTTGATTCCGAGAGCCTATTTGGCTGGGATCGAATCATTCGTGCAACCTGCTTCTGTTCGTCCGATTATGGAAGGAAGAGCTTATAAGGCTAAGGAAGCTCTCGAAATACAACTTGTCGATGAAGTAGCTCCTGACTCGGAGAGTTTACAGAAAGCCATTTATAGAAAAATAGATACCATTTTTCGACTTCCCGGAAATACGTTTTTAACTACTCGAATGGGTTATCGTGAACATATTTACAAAAAAATTGAAGCCGGAATGAAAGAAGATCTGGAAATCATTCCAGGACTAATAGAAAGTCCCGATTTCGAAGTTGCTTTAAATATGATTGCCGGAAAGAATCGCTAA
- a CDS encoding cytochrome c, translated as MKKLLLVSLLLFVYTCDKPDSNTDKTSKPEVTNSKGIGPITSVTLGPIDPKRAENGEKIFQQKCSSCHKITEKYVGPALKGATKRHSPEWIMNFVLNTEEMLQKDPKAIELLETYMTKMIAQGLNEAEARDVLEYLRKIDEEK; from the coding sequence ATGAAGAAACTACTTTTAGTATCCTTACTTTTATTTGTATATACCTGTGATAAACCCGATTCCAATACAGATAAAACCAGCAAACCTGAAGTTACAAATTCAAAGGGTATCGGGCCTATCACTTCAGTCACACTCGGTCCCATTGACCCTAAGCGTGCGGAAAATGGAGAAAAAATATTCCAGCAAAAATGCTCTTCCTGTCATAAAATCACAGAAAAATATGTTGGCCCTGCTTTAAAAGGAGCCACGAAAAGACATAGTCCGGAATGGATTATGAATTTCGTTTTAAACACAGAAGAAATGCTTCAAAAGGATCCGAAAGCAATTGAGTTATTAGAAACCTATATGACTAAGATGATTGCTCAGGGTTTGAATGAAGCAGAAGCCAGAGATGTATTAGAATATTTGCGTAAAATAGATGAGGAGAAATAA
- the nosD gene encoding nitrous oxide reductase family maturation protein NosD: MEKITFLLITYILTAGIYAKNMQVCPNCKLSLISEAIQIAQNFDTIEVQKGIYKESNITITKPIHIHGETGAIIDAENKGHIIKIKSDQVIIKNLLLINSGNSDIEEFAAIYLEGVKDCIIENNRINSSTYGIYLSKSHNSRIANNQIQGFAKGEALSGNGIHLWYSENNQLINNEILGHRDGLYFEFSNKLTIRNNKSLQNIRYGMHFMFSHDTIAENNLFDKNITGVAIMYSDKIRVHKNLFLASNNRSSLGILMKEINDSTLSYNTIENSTEGIIIDSSNKNLFLNNTFQKNGIAIKLYGNSRENIFTNNNIQYNFFDMSTNTRESHNLFTHNYWDKYLGYDLDRNNLGDVPYRPVQAFIYWVHKYQELSMLLGSPVVEFLNLAEKAFPSLSPVNLMDKYPRLKRIIDDRS, encoded by the coding sequence ATGGAAAAAATAACTTTTCTTCTTATCACATACATTCTTACTGCAGGTATATATGCAAAAAATATGCAGGTATGCCCAAATTGTAAACTTTCCCTCATCTCTGAAGCCATTCAAATCGCTCAAAATTTTGATACAATAGAAGTTCAAAAAGGTATTTACAAAGAATCGAATATTACAATAACGAAACCTATTCATATTCATGGAGAGACAGGTGCAATCATTGATGCAGAAAATAAAGGACACATAATAAAAATTAAATCCGATCAGGTTATAATAAAAAATCTACTTCTAATAAATTCCGGAAACAGTGATATAGAAGAGTTTGCAGCCATTTATCTTGAAGGTGTAAAAGATTGCATAATTGAAAATAATAGAATTAATTCTTCGACTTATGGAATTTATCTTTCCAAATCTCATAATTCTCGTATTGCGAATAATCAAATACAGGGTTTTGCTAAAGGTGAAGCTCTATCCGGAAATGGTATTCATCTCTGGTATAGTGAGAATAATCAGCTCATTAATAATGAAATCTTAGGACATAGAGATGGACTCTATTTCGAATTTTCAAATAAACTTACAATCCGGAATAATAAAAGTTTGCAAAACATACGTTACGGCATGCATTTCATGTTTTCACATGATACAATAGCAGAGAATAATCTTTTTGATAAAAACATTACCGGAGTAGCCATTATGTACTCGGATAAAATTCGAGTTCATAAAAATTTATTTTTAGCCAGTAACAATCGTTCTTCTCTGGGTATACTGATGAAGGAAATAAACGATAGTACCTTAAGTTATAATACTATAGAAAATAGTACTGAAGGAATTATTATTGATAGCTCCAATAAGAATTTATTTTTAAATAATACTTTCCAAAAAAATGGAATTGCAATAAAGTTATACGGTAATTCCAGAGAGAATATATTCACAAACAATAATATTCAATATAATTTTTTTGATATGTCCACCAATACACGAGAGAGCCACAATCTTTTTACACATAACTATTGGGATAAATACCTCGGGTATGATCTTGATAGAAATAATTTGGGAGATGTTCCCTATAGACCAGTTCAGGCCTTTATCTATTGGGTTCATAAATATCAGGAATTATCTATGCTATTGGGTTCACCTGTAGTAGAATTTCTCAATCTTGCAGAAAAAGCATTTCCTTCCTTAAGTCCTGTAAACTTAATGGACAAATATCCTCGCCTAAAAAGAATTATAGATGATAGAAGTTAA
- a CDS encoding nitrous oxide reductase accessory protein NosL produces the protein MKLPKLCFTIFFILLNCSPGKPIPIKKGEYKCEHCNMSIVDLRFNSQAITSKGKIFHFDSAECLIYWREKIHQSNDISSYFKNFIHPDQYIALQQAIFLQSETLKSPMGEGISVFSSKEEAKEIRDKFNGELKSYEELKELLLKKWKK, from the coding sequence GTGAAACTACCTAAGTTATGTTTTACAATTTTTTTTATTCTTCTCAACTGTTCACCGGGTAAGCCTATCCCTATTAAAAAAGGTGAGTATAAATGTGAACACTGCAATATGTCAATTGTGGATCTGCGATTCAATTCTCAGGCAATTACCTCCAAAGGGAAAATATTTCACTTTGATAGTGCAGAATGCTTGATCTATTGGAGAGAAAAAATTCATCAGAGTAATGATATAAGCTCTTACTTTAAAAATTTTATTCACCCGGATCAATATATTGCTTTACAACAAGCAATTTTTTTACAATCAGAGACCCTAAAATCTCCAATGGGAGAAGGAATTTCTGTTTTTTCAAGTAAAGAAGAAGCTAAAGAGATCCGGGATAAATTTAATGGAGAGCTGAAATCTTACGAAGAACTCAAAGAGTTGCTTTTAAAGAAATGGAAAAAATAA
- a CDS encoding ABC transporter permease subunit, whose product MKTFKTFQVIFSFEIYENIRSRWLIFNTVAFFLFSSILIYYGNSEPLSVISSLLNLSLLILPLFSLLFGSISFIESMPYFEFILIRDVKRSILFLGKYLGISLGLSFSYIIGLGISYISILGFSNNLIHLFSLLSFGVLLIFLFIAISFLLSILIQKKELLYGFTLFCWFYFYILYDLLIIAFSVLYRDYPLEIPILILVFLNPIDLVRIATLLQFKLSNLMGFGTALFQKVLGDTSGFWISIFCLSLWICIPLFIAYKKFLKKDL is encoded by the coding sequence ATGAAAACGTTTAAAACCTTCCAGGTAATTTTTAGTTTTGAAATCTATGAAAACATCAGAAGTCGCTGGCTAATTTTTAATACAGTCGCTTTCTTTTTGTTTAGCTCGATCTTGATCTATTATGGAAACTCTGAACCTCTTTCGGTAATATCAAGTTTATTAAATTTGAGTTTGCTAATACTCCCTTTATTTTCACTTTTATTTGGTTCTATTTCCTTCATTGAATCAATGCCATATTTTGAATTCATACTCATTCGAGACGTAAAACGCTCTATTCTTTTTTTGGGAAAATATCTAGGAATATCTCTTGGTTTATCTTTTAGTTATATTATCGGACTAGGAATATCTTATATAAGTATACTCGGCTTTTCCAACAATCTTATTCACCTCTTCTCTTTACTTTCTTTTGGAGTTTTGTTAATTTTTTTATTCATTGCCATTTCATTCCTATTATCTATCCTCATTCAAAAAAAGGAACTTCTATACGGATTCACTTTATTTTGCTGGTTTTATTTTTATATCCTTTATGATTTACTTATAATTGCATTTTCTGTGTTATACAGAGACTATCCATTAGAAATACCTATTTTAATTTTAGTATTTCTAAATCCCATTGATCTGGTTCGCATAGCCACCCTGTTACAATTTAAGCTTTCTAACCTTATGGGATTCGGCACAGCCTTATTTCAAAAGGTTTTAGGAGATACTTCCGGATTCTGGATTTCCATCTTTTGTTTATCTCTGTGGATCTGCATTCCTCTTTTTATAGCTTATAAGAAATTTTTAAAAAAAGATCTTTAA
- the nosZ gene encoding Sec-dependent nitrous-oxide reductase, which translates to MKQILLLLASLTLSFTMSCKGSKSVADKVYIAPGEKDEVYAFFSGGYSGNVTVHGIPSGRLLKTIPVFSVFPENGYGMEEESKDMLMTSQGKLPWDDSHHPELSMTDGMHDGRWLFINGNNTPRIARISLKYFETEEIIEIPNSAGNHASPFATENTEYLMAATRFSVPIPQKDIPIESFSKGEFNGTITMVKVDSKTGRMNIELQLLVPGFDYDLSNCGKGPSHDWCFFSSYNTEQAFKMMEVEASKNDKDFVLAFNWKKAESCKAKAKTVPGVHYNNYHPHNKYTESKKIETVQMLEPKDCPGVAFLLPTPKSPHGADVDPSGEYIVAGGKLSAQIPVHSFAKLQKAIEDKANFVKEINGIPVLKYESTLHGEVQKKEKDGGKKFACLGPLHTQFDSKGRAYTSCFLSTNVLVWDLKTLDVIETLPSFYNIGHLMVVGGHTKKPYGKYLVTMNKMTMDRYLPTGMEMAHSAQLYDISGNKGELLLDFPTMGEPHYGQMIPASIIKDNSAKIYPLEENSHPYATKNENDAKIIRDGKNVHVHMTAQLTHFKPDTIEVKLGDTVYFHVTNLTQKFDIPHGFAVYGGKIPNILIMPGQTKTVKWIPTQEGVFPFYCTDFCSALHQEMQNYIRVSK; encoded by the coding sequence ATGAAACAAATACTTTTGCTCTTAGCTTCACTCACTCTTTCCTTTACAATGAGTTGTAAGGGAAGTAAAAGTGTAGCAGATAAGGTATATATAGCTCCCGGAGAAAAAGATGAAGTTTATGCTTTTTTTTCTGGTGGATACAGTGGAAATGTAACGGTACATGGAATACCTTCAGGTAGATTATTAAAAACAATCCCTGTGTTTTCGGTATTCCCTGAAAACGGATATGGTATGGAGGAAGAGAGCAAAGATATGCTCATGACCTCACAGGGTAAACTTCCCTGGGATGATTCGCACCACCCGGAACTTTCTATGACAGATGGAATGCACGATGGCCGCTGGTTATTCATCAATGGAAACAACACTCCAAGGATCGCAAGGATAAGTCTTAAATACTTTGAAACAGAAGAGATTATAGAAATTCCTAACAGTGCCGGAAACCATGCATCTCCCTTTGCTACAGAAAATACTGAGTATCTCATGGCTGCTACCAGGTTTTCAGTACCCATTCCACAAAAAGACATACCTATCGAAAGCTTTAGTAAAGGTGAATTCAATGGAACCATTACAATGGTTAAAGTGGATTCAAAAACAGGAAGAATGAATATAGAACTTCAACTTCTGGTTCCGGGTTTTGATTATGATCTTTCTAATTGTGGAAAAGGTCCTTCGCATGACTGGTGTTTTTTCAGTTCGTATAACACGGAACAGGCGTTTAAAATGATGGAAGTTGAAGCCTCCAAGAACGATAAAGATTTTGTCTTAGCTTTCAACTGGAAAAAAGCTGAAAGTTGTAAAGCAAAAGCTAAAACAGTTCCGGGAGTTCATTACAACAACTACCACCCACATAATAAATATACTGAATCTAAAAAAATAGAGACAGTCCAAATGCTTGAACCTAAAGACTGTCCCGGAGTTGCCTTCTTACTTCCGACTCCCAAAAGTCCGCACGGTGCAGATGTGGATCCGAGTGGAGAATATATAGTGGCTGGAGGAAAACTTTCCGCTCAAATTCCGGTTCATTCTTTTGCGAAACTACAAAAGGCCATCGAAGACAAAGCTAACTTTGTGAAAGAAATTAATGGTATCCCCGTTCTAAAATATGAATCAACCCTGCACGGTGAAGTTCAAAAGAAAGAAAAAGATGGTGGAAAGAAATTTGCCTGTTTGGGTCCATTACATACACAATTTGATAGTAAGGGCAGAGCTTATACATCCTGTTTCTTAAGTACCAATGTTCTGGTTTGGGATTTAAAAACTCTTGATGTTATTGAAACACTTCCTTCCTTCTATAATATCGGACACCTTATGGTTGTTGGTGGTCATACAAAAAAACCTTATGGTAAATACCTGGTCACTATGAATAAAATGACTATGGACAGGTACCTTCCAACCGGAATGGAGATGGCTCACTCTGCCCAGTTATATGACATTTCCGGGAATAAAGGAGAGCTTCTTCTTGACTTTCCAACAATGGGTGAACCTCACTACGGACAAATGATTCCTGCTTCTATTATCAAGGATAATTCTGCTAAAATTTATCCTCTGGAAGAAAATTCACATCCGTATGCAACCAAGAATGAAAACGATGCAAAAATCATAAGAGATGGAAAAAATGTGCATGTTCACATGACAGCTCAATTAACCCATTTCAAGCCGGATACAATAGAAGTTAAGTTAGGCGACACAGTATATTTCCATGTTACCAACCTGACTCAGAAATTCGATATCCCGCATGGCTTTGCAGTCTACGGAGGTAAGATTCCTAACATCCTTATCATGCCCGGACAAACAAAAACAGTAAAGTGGATTCCCACCCAGGAAGGAGTTTTTCCTTTTTACTGTACAGACTTCTGTTCTGCTCTTCACCAGGAAATGCAGAACTACATCCGCGTAAGTAAATAA